The Thaumasiovibrio subtropicus genome window below encodes:
- the ribB gene encoding 3,4-dihydroxy-2-butanone-4-phosphate synthase — protein MNQNPQHDSLLAPFGNPIERVEAGIKALQQGQGILVLDDEDRENEGDLIYSAESMTPAQMALMIRECSGIVCLCLTDEQAEQLALPPMVQNNNSQNQTAFTVSIEAKVGVTTGVSAADRVTTIKTAINPTAKPEDLARPGHVFPLRARKGGVLERRGHTEGTTDMMKLAGLNPAGVLCEVQNEDGTMARTAEIVAFANTHNMPVLTIEDIVAYRQSLLAKTA, from the coding sequence ATGAATCAGAACCCACAACACGACTCTTTACTTGCACCGTTCGGTAACCCTATCGAGCGAGTTGAAGCAGGTATCAAAGCACTACAGCAGGGCCAAGGCATTCTTGTCCTCGATGACGAAGATCGCGAGAACGAGGGCGACCTCATCTATTCAGCCGAAAGCATGACACCTGCTCAAATGGCCTTGATGATCCGCGAATGCAGTGGCATTGTTTGCCTTTGTTTGACCGACGAGCAAGCAGAGCAACTGGCCTTGCCGCCGATGGTGCAAAACAACAATAGCCAAAACCAAACCGCATTTACGGTTTCTATCGAAGCAAAAGTCGGCGTCACGACTGGCGTTTCAGCTGCAGATCGCGTCACTACCATCAAAACCGCCATTAACCCAACGGCAAAACCGGAAGATCTTGCGCGCCCTGGTCACGTATTTCCGCTTCGCGCCCGAAAAGGTGGCGTACTGGAGCGACGCGGCCACACGGAAGGCACGACCGATATGATGAAACTTGCCGGCTTAAACCCAGCGGGTGTGCTTTGCGAAGTGCAAAACGAAGATGGCACGATGGCACGCACTGCCGAGATCGTCGCATTTGCCAATACACACAACATGCCAGTATTGACCATTGAAGATATTGTGGCTTACCGACAATCACTGCTCGCCAAAACCGCATAA
- a CDS encoding pilin → MKQKGFTLIELMIVVTMIGILASVAMPSYQGYIYQAQTTEATHISSTLRQRITEYYRHHLAFPYTNSEAGLPQKEQLIGNYVSQIDVVDGAIHIRLGNKVAAPLQGTVITYRPATVDGSPTSPIAWLCGYDEPVKGMSAQGENRTDVDGVYLSQACRAPK, encoded by the coding sequence ATGAAGCAAAAAGGATTCACGCTCATCGAGTTGATGATCGTGGTTACTATGATAGGGATACTCGCCTCAGTTGCGATGCCAAGTTATCAAGGTTATATCTATCAAGCGCAAACGACAGAAGCCACCCATATTTCGTCTACTCTGAGACAGCGAATTACCGAGTATTATCGCCATCACCTTGCCTTTCCTTACACGAACAGCGAAGCGGGCTTGCCGCAAAAAGAGCAGTTGATTGGCAATTACGTTTCCCAAATTGACGTCGTTGACGGCGCAATACATATAAGGTTGGGAAACAAAGTGGCGGCACCTTTACAAGGGACAGTGATCACATACCGCCCGGCAACGGTTGATGGCAGCCCGACAAGTCCGATCGCATGGCTATGTGGTTATGATGAGCCCGTGAAAGGGATGAGCGCACAGGGTGAAAATCGTACTGATGTGGATGGCGTTTATCTTTCTCAAGCCTGCAGGGCGCCTAAATAA
- a CDS encoding TRAP transporter permease produces the protein MTNTSSLQHRVTETLMLIAAVAAIALSVFQIWQGLTANLSATVFRPVHLSWILALVFLAKPMVSLQRFPQLYLPARLVDVALVVATLWAAQHIVRFDYDDITFLLDGLTTPDIVAGSLLIGVLLEATRRTVGMVMVGIAGFFLAYAMFGDALPANVANKGFELEEIIRFHIFSTNGVFGAPLAIAAGVVFIFVLFGAFLQVTGAGQFFIDAAFAVAGKYRGGPAKASVIASAALGSISGSAIANTVTTGALTIPMMKKLGYRPEQAAGIEAAASTGGQIMPPVMGAGAFVMAQFTGIAYSEILLVSIAPAILYFGCTLLYVHLMACKLGLKGMDSVTQLRVVMKQGWHFILPLVLITTLLLMSYSPVLVGIAGCAAILVAAMCRKHSRISLRLFFEGMKEGALLALPISVACATAGIVVGVVGQTGIGLQFTQFLMALSGGYLWSVMALIAIAAVILGMGLPVTAAYIVLSIMAVPALTDLGLGILTAHMIVFWLSQTSNVTPPIALAAFAGAGVAGASPMKSAVQAFKLAQGFFLIPLMMAFSPLILAEGELFGFVIAIVTTAALIAAFAGAIEGRMIHSLSMAERGILFICTYPLIFSGDIFKAIAIAVVIAVITINAIRIGNKQTVTDN, from the coding sequence ATGACAAACACGTCTTCGTTGCAGCACCGTGTGACCGAAACCTTAATGCTGATAGCCGCTGTTGCGGCTATCGCTTTATCGGTCTTCCAAATTTGGCAAGGTCTCACTGCCAACCTCTCCGCAACGGTGTTTCGCCCAGTACATTTAAGCTGGATTCTCGCGTTGGTCTTTCTCGCAAAGCCGATGGTTTCTTTACAACGCTTCCCTCAACTCTATCTCCCAGCTCGTCTCGTTGATGTTGCCTTAGTTGTGGCAACCCTATGGGCCGCGCAACACATTGTCAGGTTTGATTACGATGACATTACCTTTTTACTTGATGGCCTAACCACACCAGATATCGTCGCAGGATCACTGTTGATTGGTGTTTTGCTCGAAGCAACCCGCCGCACAGTGGGTATGGTGATGGTCGGCATCGCAGGCTTTTTCCTTGCCTATGCCATGTTTGGCGATGCGCTTCCCGCTAATGTCGCGAATAAAGGCTTTGAGCTTGAAGAGATCATCCGTTTTCATATTTTCTCAACCAACGGCGTTTTTGGTGCGCCGCTGGCCATCGCCGCAGGTGTGGTATTTATCTTCGTGCTCTTCGGCGCGTTCTTGCAAGTCACGGGTGCGGGGCAGTTCTTTATCGATGCGGCATTTGCCGTTGCAGGGAAGTACCGTGGCGGGCCTGCGAAAGCCAGTGTCATCGCTTCGGCTGCGCTGGGGTCCATTTCTGGCTCCGCGATTGCAAACACAGTAACAACTGGCGCGTTAACTATCCCCATGATGAAAAAGCTCGGCTATCGACCTGAACAGGCTGCAGGCATTGAGGCTGCCGCCTCGACGGGCGGGCAAATTATGCCGCCTGTCATGGGAGCGGGCGCGTTCGTCATGGCGCAATTTACTGGCATCGCGTATAGCGAAATCCTGCTAGTTTCCATTGCGCCAGCCATTCTCTACTTCGGCTGTACCTTGCTATACGTACATTTGATGGCTTGTAAGCTCGGCTTGAAAGGGATGGACAGCGTCACTCAACTTCGTGTGGTGATGAAGCAAGGGTGGCACTTCATTCTGCCCCTCGTGTTAATCACTACCCTGCTGCTGATGAGTTATTCGCCAGTATTAGTCGGCATCGCTGGATGTGCAGCCATTTTAGTGGCCGCTATGTGCCGCAAACACAGCCGTATCTCTCTGCGCCTTTTCTTTGAAGGAATGAAAGAAGGTGCGCTACTCGCCCTCCCCATTTCCGTCGCGTGTGCGACTGCGGGTATTGTGGTGGGTGTCGTTGGGCAAACAGGGATCGGATTACAGTTTACTCAGTTCCTCATGGCCCTTTCCGGTGGTTACTTGTGGTCGGTTATGGCATTAATTGCCATTGCAGCCGTCATTCTGGGGATGGGACTCCCTGTGACTGCGGCCTATATTGTACTGTCTATTATGGCGGTACCTGCTTTAACAGATTTAGGCCTTGGCATCCTCACCGCACATATGATCGTGTTCTGGCTGTCGCAGACGTCGAATGTGACGCCGCCTATCGCGCTTGCCGCCTTTGCAGGTGCTGGCGTCGCTGGTGCATCGCCCATGAAATCCGCAGTTCAGGCGTTTAAACTCGCCCAAGGCTTCTTCTTGATCCCATTGATGATGGCATTCTCTCCCCTCATTTTGGCTGAGGGTGAGCTGTTTGGCTTTGTCATTGCGATTGTCACAACCGCAGCCCTTATTGCCGCCTTTGCGGGTGCTATTGAAGGCAGAATGATACACAGTTTATCCATGGCTGAACGTGGCATCCTGTTTATATGCACTTATCCTTTAATCTTCAGTGGTGATATTTTTAAAGCCATTGCTATAGCGGTGGTCATTGCGGTAATCACCATTAATGCAATCCGTATTGGAAATAAACAGACAGTCACAGACAATTAA
- a CDS encoding TAXI family TRAP transporter solute-binding subunit codes for MRSAIKKGLIALSLAISLPVAANNYTIGTGSQSGTYYPLGGLLAKIWSENIDDFNMRAEVTAASVENVIKVSTNKQLAGIAMGNVVQQAYEGTDPFPRKMDVSVLFALYPNVVQFLVPAKSDIQSIADLKGKRVSLGAPGSGTRVSALNILSTLGIEESDVKGQALNYTATTEALANGQIDAGVIVGSLGVGAITELALTRDIRILSFSQEEISQIIAANPSYAGLDVEADSYRNVPAFTAPAVWNVLVAKGDMSDEMAYEMTKVAFENIEQIRQSIGVTKFTTVENMNKLAGIPLHPGSQRYMDEKLK; via the coding sequence ATGCGTTCTGCAATCAAGAAAGGACTGATCGCGCTTTCGTTGGCTATTTCATTGCCGGTAGCGGCCAATAACTACACCATAGGAACGGGAAGCCAAAGTGGCACCTACTACCCACTAGGTGGATTGTTAGCGAAGATCTGGAGTGAAAATATTGATGATTTTAACATGCGCGCAGAAGTCACCGCCGCCTCTGTTGAGAACGTCATTAAAGTCTCAACCAATAAGCAGCTCGCAGGCATTGCAATGGGCAACGTTGTGCAGCAAGCCTATGAAGGAACGGACCCTTTCCCACGTAAGATGGATGTCTCTGTTTTATTTGCTCTTTATCCAAACGTGGTGCAGTTCCTTGTGCCTGCCAAATCAGATATTCAATCGATCGCCGACCTCAAAGGCAAACGCGTTTCGCTTGGCGCACCGGGCTCTGGCACACGAGTCAGTGCACTGAATATACTTTCAACACTTGGCATCGAGGAGTCTGATGTAAAAGGACAAGCACTAAACTATACCGCGACGACCGAAGCATTGGCCAATGGTCAGATTGACGCGGGTGTGATTGTGGGGAGTCTAGGCGTCGGTGCGATCACCGAGCTCGCCCTCACCCGTGATATCCGTATTCTCTCATTCTCACAAGAAGAAATTAGCCAGATCATCGCTGCCAACCCGTCTTATGCGGGGCTTGATGTCGAAGCTGACAGCTACCGTAATGTTCCTGCATTCACTGCGCCAGCCGTTTGGAATGTCCTTGTCGCTAAAGGTGACATGAGCGATGAGATGGCATACGAGATGACAAAAGTCGCGTTTGAAAACATCGAGCAAATTCGTCAATCCATTGGTGTGACGAAATTTACCACGGTCGAGAACATGAACAAGCTCGCGGGCATCCCACTGCATCCTGGTTCTCAGCGCTACATGGATGAAAAACTGAAATAA